One genomic region from Haloarcula taiwanensis encodes:
- a CDS encoding NADH-binding protein yields the protein MRVLVVGATGFIGQRLVRALNDAGHDVVAFSRSASEESFPDGVEPFEGDLGDPDSLDGLCDDIDVAYYLIHSLTSENFAELDRRYARRFADSASAAGVDRVVYLSGISGDEENLSPHLASRREVESVLAEGSFDLTVLRAAVIIGPESASFRIVNDLTDRLPLMLVPKWVRTPCQPIGVDDAISYLVALLDADETRGETYDIGGPSVWSYESLLKLTAAEKGKRLFIIPVPVMTPGLSSHWLRFTTDVQYAIARPLAESMRNPVTVDPAMDLQDVVPIDQTPIKDAVRKALAAA from the coding sequence ATGCGTGTGCTCGTCGTGGGTGCGACCGGATTCATCGGACAGCGACTGGTCCGTGCCCTGAACGACGCAGGCCACGATGTGGTGGCGTTCTCCCGGAGTGCGAGCGAAGAATCGTTTCCCGACGGGGTCGAGCCGTTCGAGGGTGACCTCGGCGACCCAGACTCCCTCGATGGACTCTGCGACGACATCGACGTTGCGTACTACCTCATCCACTCGCTCACTTCCGAGAACTTCGCTGAGCTGGACCGTCGCTACGCCCGTCGGTTCGCGGACTCGGCGTCGGCCGCGGGCGTCGACAGGGTTGTCTATCTCAGCGGTATCAGCGGTGACGAGGAGAACCTCTCGCCCCATCTGGCGTCGCGGCGCGAAGTCGAGTCGGTGCTGGCGGAGGGGTCGTTCGACCTGACGGTACTCCGTGCGGCGGTCATCATCGGCCCGGAGAGCGCGAGCTTCCGGATCGTCAACGACCTGACCGACCGGCTGCCGCTGATGCTCGTCCCCAAGTGGGTCAGAACGCCGTGTCAGCCCATCGGTGTCGACGACGCGATTAGCTACCTCGTGGCGTTGCTCGATGCCGACGAGACCCGTGGCGAGACCTACGACATCGGCGGGCCGTCAGTGTGGTCCTACGAGTCGCTGCTGAAACTCACCGCGGCAGAGAAGGGCAAGCGACTGTTTATCATCCCCGTGCCGGTGATGACGCCGGGCCTGTCCTCGCACTGGCTTCGATTCACGACAGACGTACAGTACGCCATCGCCCGGCCGCTGGCCGAGAGTATGCGGAACCCGGTCACGGTTGACCCGGCAATGGACCTGCAAGATGTCGTGCCAATCGACCAGACGCCAATCAAGGACGCTGTCCGGAAGGCGCTCGCTGCGGCGTGA
- a CDS encoding (2Fe-2S)-binding protein: MVELVGLAAGATLTLIVVALHYAKGTGWEAPEDISQEVLEQRAATVPETDFPEPYNRSIGGGGATAIPAGEAEGELGEGEEVEEEDDGFDPDDIADDEVEYYEIEFAKEGETIEVANNETILDAGEEEGWDLPYACREGQCISCAGHIEDGPATDYIRHSNNDSLMDDDMEEGYCLTCVAYPTSEFTIETGESP, encoded by the coding sequence ATGGTAGAACTCGTTGGACTCGCCGCCGGGGCCACGCTTACCCTGATAGTGGTCGCGCTCCACTACGCCAAAGGGACCGGTTGGGAGGCACCGGAAGATATCTCTCAGGAGGTCCTTGAGCAGCGGGCCGCGACAGTCCCCGAGACGGACTTCCCGGAGCCGTACAACCGCTCTATCGGCGGTGGCGGTGCCACAGCGATTCCGGCCGGTGAGGCCGAAGGCGAACTCGGCGAAGGCGAAGAGGTCGAAGAGGAGGACGACGGCTTCGACCCCGACGACATCGCCGACGACGAGGTCGAGTACTACGAAATCGAATTCGCCAAGGAAGGCGAGACAATCGAGGTCGCCAACAACGAGACGATTCTCGATGCTGGCGAAGAGGAAGGCTGGGACCTCCCCTACGCCTGCCGTGAGGGCCAGTGTATCTCCTGTGCCGGCCATATCGAGGACGGCCCAGCGACGGACTACATCCGTCACAGCAACAACGACTCGCTGATGGACGACGACATGGAAGAGGGGTACTGTCTGACCTGTGTCGCGTACCCGACCAGCGAGTTCACTATCGAGACCGGCGAGTCGCCCTGA
- a CDS encoding type IV pilin has translation MRVKESWNNLGTAGKVLVGIGVSMAVLVILIPIIIVVSAVIASFVLGMGSGGGDVSVAPQASFSFEHEQTPDGVVTVVTHDGGETISAEQLTIEVTDGQTVGWDDDDGRVTVGDQSSVNVEGGTEVSLVWHGDDQTTVLARSTAPANES, from the coding sequence ATGAGAGTAAAAGAGTCGTGGAACAATCTCGGTACCGCTGGAAAGGTACTCGTCGGAATCGGTGTCAGTATGGCTGTTCTGGTCATCCTCATTCCGATTATCATCGTCGTCTCGGCGGTAATTGCGTCTTTCGTGCTGGGAATGGGTAGCGGTGGGGGCGACGTATCTGTGGCCCCACAGGCCTCGTTCTCGTTCGAGCACGAGCAGACACCAGACGGTGTGGTTACTGTTGTAACCCACGACGGTGGTGAGACGATCAGCGCGGAGCAACTCACTATCGAAGTGACGGACGGACAAACAGTGGGGTGGGACGATGACGACGGCAGAGTGACTGTCGGCGATCAGTCGAGCGTTAACGTCGAGGGCGGAACCGAAGTCAGCCTCGTCTGGCACGGAGACGACCAGACAACAGTGCTCGCAAGAAGCACTGCTCCAGCAAACGAATCCTGA
- a CDS encoding 6-phosphogluconate dehydrogenase (decarboxylating) has protein sequence MELGVIGLGRMGRIVVDRVLEAGHEVVVFDIDEESVADAADAGARPASSIADLAEKLGSEKRIWLMVPAGDPVDAALDELAPTLDGDDIVVDGGNSYFEDSVRRAESTEAAYLDCGTSGGPAGAELGFSLMVGGPQWAYDELVPVFDAVSTGPDGHDRMGPAGSGHYVKMVHNGVEYALMQTYGEGFELLANGRYDLDLESVANTWNNGAVIRSWLLELCEEAFREEGNDLGDVADRVEGGSTGTWTVQEALEQEVPVPLIYQALAERFGSRADDGRFSRRLASRLRYGFGRHDVPRRE, from the coding sequence ATGGAACTTGGCGTCATCGGACTCGGACGCATGGGCCGAATCGTCGTCGACCGCGTACTCGAAGCCGGCCACGAAGTCGTCGTCTTCGATATCGACGAGGAGAGCGTCGCCGACGCGGCGGACGCCGGCGCTCGGCCGGCGTCGTCCATCGCGGACCTCGCGGAGAAACTCGGCTCGGAGAAACGCATCTGGCTGATGGTTCCGGCCGGAGACCCAGTCGACGCTGCGCTGGACGAGTTGGCTCCGACACTCGACGGCGACGACATCGTAGTCGACGGCGGCAATTCCTACTTCGAGGACTCGGTTCGCCGCGCCGAGTCGACCGAGGCGGCCTATCTCGACTGTGGAACGTCCGGCGGTCCGGCGGGTGCAGAACTGGGGTTCTCACTGATGGTCGGCGGCCCGCAGTGGGCCTACGACGAACTGGTTCCCGTCTTCGACGCCGTCTCGACCGGCCCCGACGGCCACGACCGGATGGGACCGGCCGGCTCGGGCCACTATGTCAAGATGGTCCACAACGGTGTCGAGTACGCACTGATGCAGACCTACGGCGAGGGCTTCGAACTGCTGGCCAACGGCCGTTATGACCTTGATCTCGAATCGGTCGCCAACACCTGGAACAACGGCGCGGTCATCCGGTCGTGGCTGCTGGAACTCTGCGAGGAGGCGTTCCGCGAGGAGGGCAACGACCTCGGTGACGTGGCCGACCGCGTCGAGGGCGGGTCGACGGGGACCTGGACCGTCCAAGAGGCGCTCGAACAGGAAGTCCCGGTGCCGCTCATCTACCAAGCGCTGGCCGAGCGGTTCGGTTCGCGGGCCGACGACGGCCGCTTCTCGCGCCGCCTCGCAAGCCGGCTCAGGTACGGCTTCGGTCGCCACGACGTCCCACGACGGGAGTGA
- a CDS encoding aminopeptidase yields MDDRIREHARILVDWSARIDAGDDVVVAVEDGAHDLAVAVAEQLGDRGANLLSTYQSDELTRAYLQAHDRPFTEDPEYELALYERADSVLFLKGSRNTTETADVDSDRRQAYSTARQGIREARLDTDWVSTQHPTRAMAQQAGMAYADYKDFVYDATLRDWEALAEEQARLKDILDEGETVRLVADGTDITLYIDGRLAVNSAASVAYDSHNLPSGEVFTAPYDTAGVVTFDVPMTIQGRRVKNVELTFKDGVVVDWSAEQGEAVIEEIIGTDGGSRQLGELGIGMNRGVDRVTDNILFDEKMGGTVHLALGRAYDACLPEGESGNDSAVHEDLITTMGEGSRLEVDGEVVQRDGLFRWEDGFEG; encoded by the coding sequence ATGGACGACCGCATACGCGAACACGCTCGGATTCTCGTCGACTGGAGCGCTCGCATCGACGCGGGTGACGACGTGGTCGTGGCCGTTGAAGACGGAGCCCACGACCTCGCAGTCGCCGTGGCAGAGCAGCTTGGCGACCGCGGCGCGAATCTCCTGTCGACGTACCAGTCAGACGAACTCACACGGGCCTATCTGCAGGCTCACGACAGGCCGTTCACCGAGGACCCCGAGTACGAACTGGCGCTGTACGAGCGAGCCGACAGCGTGCTGTTCCTGAAGGGGTCGCGGAATACCACCGAGACGGCCGACGTGGACAGCGACCGGCGGCAGGCGTACTCGACGGCCCGGCAAGGAATCAGGGAGGCCCGCCTGGACACCGACTGGGTGTCGACCCAGCACCCGACGCGGGCGATGGCCCAGCAGGCCGGGATGGCCTACGCCGACTACAAGGACTTCGTCTACGACGCGACGCTACGGGACTGGGAAGCGCTGGCCGAAGAACAGGCCCGGTTAAAAGACATTCTTGACGAGGGCGAGACGGTCCGTCTCGTCGCTGACGGCACGGACATCACGCTGTACATCGACGGCCGTCTCGCCGTCAACTCCGCTGCCAGCGTGGCCTACGACTCGCACAACCTCCCCTCCGGCGAGGTGTTCACCGCACCCTACGACACCGCCGGCGTCGTCACCTTCGACGTGCCGATGACGATACAGGGCCGCCGGGTGAAAAACGTCGAGCTGACGTTCAAAGACGGCGTCGTCGTCGACTGGTCGGCCGAGCAGGGCGAGGCAGTCATCGAGGAAATCATCGGCACCGACGGCGGCTCCCGCCAGCTTGGCGAACTCGGTATCGGGATGAACCGCGGCGTCGACCGCGTCACCGACAACATCCTCTTCGACGAGAAGATGGGCGGGACCGTCCACCTCGCGCTCGGGCGCGCGTACGACGCCTGCCTGCCCGAAGGCGAGTCCGGCAACGACAGCGCCGTCCACGAGGACCTCATCACGACGATGGGCGAGGGGTCGCGTCTTGAAGTCGACGGCGAGGTCGTCCAGCGAGACGGGCTGTTCCGGTGGGAAGACGGCTTCGAGGGGTAG
- a CDS encoding flagellar assembly protein FlaJ, whose protein sequence is MAQGEAESDLDLTISETIQSLVESYRQMTIPLERYLFLILLPAVAFFIISTVVALLLEQPFAVRAPIPLLGFLVMASAIFYPKILLSQRKRELNNRFHLLITHMTVLATTKIDRMEVFRTLAEEDEYGELAMEMHRIVQLVDTWNLSLDDACRRRAKQVPSRAVSDFFDRLAYTLGAGQGLDDYLLTEQEQIIQHYSTVYKSSLDSLEVMKDLYLSMILSMTFALVFAVVLPVLTGTNPTMTVSAVIVMFVFVQTGFYLAIRSMAPYDPVWFHPVDYPSPIESKLNKSMAAGVGLSMLLVFITLGGMLGISPVTLNDLFFMFDEVPLPLYAAAPITPMLIPGLVFRQEEQRIKDRDSEFPNFIRALGATEGAKQSTTGAVLRTLRKKDFGALSPNIDNLYKRLNMRIEPTSAWRFFTADCRSYLIQTFSEMYLIGREMGGSPKQLGELISENMNQVLQLRQKRKQATTTLVGLLYGMTAASTFAFFIGLQVVNILAGMSLDLSTGSRLDAASLINTSVYNIPLIEFLLIIIIMFGAMLSSLMIRTVDGGHNANTYMHFVMLTWIGAITGTFTKWLVSQFLAI, encoded by the coding sequence ATGGCACAGGGTGAAGCCGAGAGCGACCTCGATCTGACGATATCCGAGACGATCCAGTCGCTCGTTGAGTCCTACCGCCAGATGACGATTCCGCTGGAGCGGTATCTCTTTCTCATCCTCCTGCCAGCCGTCGCCTTCTTCATTATCTCGACGGTCGTTGCCCTACTGCTGGAGCAGCCCTTCGCAGTCAGAGCACCGATCCCCCTGCTCGGCTTCCTCGTGATGGCGTCGGCGATTTTCTACCCGAAAATCCTCCTGAGCCAGCGCAAGCGCGAACTCAACAACCGGTTTCACCTGCTCATCACGCACATGACTGTGCTGGCAACGACGAAGATCGACCGGATGGAGGTGTTCCGAACGCTGGCCGAAGAGGACGAGTACGGTGAACTCGCGATGGAGATGCACCGCATCGTCCAGCTCGTCGACACCTGGAACCTGAGCCTCGACGACGCCTGCCGCCGCCGCGCCAAGCAGGTCCCGAGTCGCGCCGTGTCGGACTTCTTCGACCGTCTCGCGTACACCCTCGGGGCCGGACAGGGACTCGACGACTATCTCCTGACTGAACAGGAGCAGATCATCCAGCACTACTCGACGGTGTACAAGAGCTCGCTCGACAGCCTGGAAGTGATGAAAGACCTCTACCTGTCGATGATTCTGTCGATGACGTTCGCGCTGGTGTTCGCCGTCGTTCTCCCGGTGCTGACTGGGACGAACCCGACGATGACCGTCAGCGCCGTCATCGTGATGTTCGTGTTCGTCCAGACCGGCTTCTACCTCGCCATCCGCTCGATGGCCCCCTACGATCCAGTGTGGTTCCACCCGGTCGACTACCCGTCGCCGATTGAGTCAAAGCTCAACAAGTCGATGGCCGCCGGCGTGGGGCTGTCGATGCTGCTCGTGTTCATCACGCTGGGCGGGATGCTCGGCATCTCGCCGGTCACGCTGAACGACCTCTTTTTCATGTTCGACGAAGTGCCGTTGCCGCTGTATGCCGCCGCGCCGATCACGCCGATGCTCATCCCTGGTCTCGTCTTCCGGCAGGAAGAACAGCGCATCAAGGACCGGGACTCGGAGTTTCCAAACTTCATCCGCGCGCTCGGTGCGACCGAGGGCGCGAAGCAGTCGACCACTGGGGCGGTGCTTCGCACGCTCCGCAAGAAAGACTTCGGCGCGCTCTCACCGAACATCGATAACCTCTACAAGCGGCTGAATATGCGGATTGAGCCGACATCCGCCTGGCGCTTTTTCACCGCTGACTGTCGGTCCTATCTCATCCAGACCTTCTCCGAGATGTATCTTATCGGCCGCGAGATGGGTGGGTCGCCAAAGCAACTGGGCGAACTCATCTCCGAGAACATGAATCAGGTGCTGCAGCTCCGCCAGAAGCGCAAGCAAGCGACGACGACGCTCGTCGGCCTCCTGTACGGGATGACTGCCGCGTCGACGTTCGCGTTCTTCATCGGCCTGCAGGTCGTCAACATCCTCGCGGGCATGTCTCTCGACCTGAGTACCGGGAGCCGTCTTGACGCCGCCTCGCTTATCAACACGAGCGTCTACAACATCCCGCTCATCGAGTTCCTCCTCATCATCATCATCATGTTCGGCGCGATGCTATCGTCGCTGATGATCCGGACTGTCGACGGCGGTCACAACGCCAATACGTACATGCACTTCGTGATGCTCACGTGGATCGGCGCTATTACCGGGACGTTCACGAAGTGGCTGGTGTCGCAGTTCCTCGCAATCTGA
- a CDS encoding ATPase, with translation MSIASTDLFSLGLDDHDRLNKELGGGIPPGSIILVEGDYGAGKSAMSQRFTYGLCEEGHEVTYLSTELTVGSFLDQMHSLSYDMVDHILDENVLFLHADIGESNALTGGDEQSDRKELLKRLMEAEVMWDADVVVIDTFDAILRNDPKFEALVRQNEERQAALEVISYFRDVISQGKCIMLTVDPSTLDEEAIGPFRAIADVFIELEMIEVGNDVRRQINVLRFAGMGEQVGDTIGFSVRSGTGIVIESRSVA, from the coding sequence ATGAGTATCGCAAGTACTGACCTATTCTCGCTCGGACTGGACGATCACGACCGGCTGAACAAGGAACTGGGCGGCGGTATCCCGCCCGGCAGCATCATCCTCGTCGAGGGGGACTACGGGGCCGGGAAATCCGCCATGAGCCAGCGGTTCACCTACGGCCTCTGTGAGGAGGGCCACGAGGTGACCTACCTCTCGACGGAGCTGACCGTCGGGAGCTTCCTCGACCAGATGCACTCGCTGTCCTACGATATGGTCGACCACATCCTCGACGAGAACGTGCTGTTCCTGCACGCCGACATCGGCGAATCGAACGCCCTCACCGGCGGTGACGAACAGTCAGACCGGAAGGAACTCCTCAAGCGGCTGATGGAGGCCGAGGTGATGTGGGACGCCGATGTCGTCGTCATCGACACCTTCGACGCTATCCTCCGCAACGATCCCAAGTTCGAGGCCCTCGTCCGGCAAAACGAGGAGCGCCAGGCCGCTCTGGAAGTCATCTCCTACTTCCGGGATGTCATCTCCCAGGGCAAGTGCATCATGCTCACCGTCGACCCGTCGACGCTGGACGAGGAGGCTATCGGTCCGTTCCGGGCCATCGCTGACGTGTTCATCGAACTGGAGATGATCGAGGTCGGCAACGACGTGCGCCGGCAGATTAACGTCCTCCGCTTTGCCGGCATGGGTGAACAGGTCGGTGACACCATCGGGTTCTCGGTCCGCTCGGGGACTGGCATCGTCATCGAATCGCGCAGCGTCGCTTAG
- a CDS encoding flagellar protein G, with the protein MASVSVSHLILFIASMAIAASVAGVFTSSIGELSNAVSEQGLDVSSDVRTDVEIISDSGSDTIYDNGDETITIHVKNTGSETLAPVPGQLDLFVDGTFASDYTVTLEPDGGNIWRPGEVVRIDINDNLSSGDHRLKLIVNGDEEAFEFNT; encoded by the coding sequence ATGGCGAGCGTCTCAGTCTCACACCTGATCCTGTTCATCGCGTCGATGGCCATCGCCGCGAGCGTGGCTGGCGTCTTTACGAGCAGCATCGGCGAACTGAGCAACGCGGTTTCGGAACAGGGACTGGACGTGAGCAGTGACGTCCGGACCGATGTGGAAATCATCTCTGACAGCGGCAGCGACACGATATACGATAACGGCGACGAAACGATCACTATTCACGTCAAAAACACCGGATCAGAGACGCTAGCGCCGGTTCCCGGGCAGCTGGATCTGTTCGTTGACGGGACTTTCGCCAGTGACTACACGGTGACGCTGGAGCCAGACGGTGGCAACATCTGGCGGCCCGGTGAAGTCGTCCGCATCGATATCAACGACAACCTGAGCAGCGGCGACCACCGCCTCAAGCTCATCGTCAACGGCGACGAGGAGGCGTTCGAGTTCAACACATGA
- a CDS encoding flagellin: MGFSVSGSAAVIFVAAFIGFGMFYSAAANSFERVNDAREDQRDRLLDQQNTDISLVSATWNSSGNDNLVVTVDNTGSETLSVDATDLLVDNDYRAGYGTTVDGDGSTDIWASQERLTITVSSLSNQPDRVKVVTENGIAETMVVS, translated from the coding sequence ATGGGATTCAGCGTTAGCGGCTCGGCAGCCGTCATCTTCGTGGCCGCGTTCATCGGCTTCGGGATGTTCTACTCCGCGGCCGCGAACAGCTTCGAGCGCGTCAACGATGCCCGCGAGGACCAGCGCGACCGACTGCTCGATCAGCAAAACACTGACATCTCGCTTGTCTCGGCGACGTGGAACAGCAGCGGGAACGACAATCTCGTCGTGACCGTCGACAACACCGGCTCGGAGACGCTGTCGGTCGACGCAACCGACCTGCTGGTCGATAACGATTACCGCGCAGGATACGGCACGACTGTCGACGGTGACGGGTCGACGGACATCTGGGCGTCACAGGAGCGGTTGACGATTACCGTCTCCTCGCTCAGTAATCAGCCCGACCGGGTGAAAGTCGTCACCGAGAACGGGATCGCCGAAACGATGGTGGTGAGCTAA
- a CDS encoding flagella E, with the protein MSSPALVPLAPAVSPELVGLAPALFVLLTGGLVGMSIKNMFDSILSDDESGGTSEDDGDGEMADGGGLMADDGGGGDDLGGLGGLDDGGDDMGGFGDDEFGDMEDASGPDTDELEHRLDELENEVGSLSSTVNTVRTENESISESVEETEENVRKLLDIYEMVTRGVNPFADDVDGGMGGMAEGGGSFGLFDDDGSDDTEEDIDDDVANADAEGFFDEDLTEDTGGDMSMDDGGVDDMFPDDGDDMGGFEDDGGSFDEEFGDFDDTEDDMSMDDGMSMDDEESMDDDSDDGDGGKSFAELKDEYESGDAEWADGEEPEDEPDDDADLLADEDDDLLGEDDSDDDASGLEDDDLFDEVIEDDGLDDGEAATESEPEPEPEPAVESEPEPEPEPEPVPEPEQTTQTDTAAAGHDDAAAVDDDSDASADDDGKPYLSTMPEGFAADLIIVEWLEFLVQHSGYRETARAIDYYETIDWIDESVADQLKAYLRGFDDVNDTGDGLSIDHHTESLHYISQLDSDSGADAVALSKLVGGGGSDGIQR; encoded by the coding sequence ATGAGTAGTCCTGCTCTCGTGCCGCTGGCTCCAGCCGTCTCACCGGAACTGGTTGGACTGGCACCAGCCCTCTTTGTCTTGCTAACCGGCGGGCTGGTTGGTATGAGCATCAAGAATATGTTCGATTCGATTCTGTCGGACGACGAGAGCGGGGGCACGAGTGAGGACGACGGTGACGGTGAGATGGCTGACGGCGGCGGTCTGATGGCCGATGACGGCGGTGGTGGTGACGACCTCGGCGGTCTCGGCGGCCTCGACGATGGCGGCGACGACATGGGTGGGTTCGGTGACGACGAGTTCGGCGACATGGAGGACGCGAGCGGGCCAGACACCGACGAACTGGAACACCGACTCGACGAACTGGAAAACGAGGTCGGAAGTCTCTCCTCAACGGTCAACACTGTGCGGACGGAAAACGAGAGCATCTCCGAGTCCGTCGAAGAAACTGAGGAGAACGTCCGGAAACTGCTCGACATCTACGAGATGGTCACCCGCGGCGTCAACCCCTTCGCCGATGATGTCGATGGCGGCATGGGTGGCATGGCCGAAGGTGGCGGTTCTTTCGGTCTCTTTGACGACGACGGGAGCGACGACACCGAGGAGGATATCGACGACGATGTCGCCAACGCCGACGCAGAAGGGTTCTTCGACGAGGACCTGACTGAAGACACTGGCGGTGATATGTCGATGGACGACGGCGGCGTCGACGACATGTTTCCCGACGACGGCGACGACATGGGCGGCTTCGAGGACGACGGCGGGTCGTTCGACGAGGAGTTCGGCGACTTCGACGACACGGAGGACGACATGAGCATGGACGATGGGATGAGCATGGACGACGAGGAGAGTATGGACGACGACAGCGACGACGGCGACGGCGGCAAATCGTTCGCAGAGCTCAAAGACGAGTACGAGTCCGGCGACGCCGAGTGGGCCGATGGTGAGGAACCCGAGGACGAACCTGACGACGATGCTGACCTGCTGGCCGACGAGGACGACGATCTACTCGGCGAGGACGATTCGGATGACGATGCAAGCGGGCTGGAAGACGACGACCTCTTCGACGAGGTTATCGAGGACGACGGGCTCGACGACGGTGAGGCGGCGACGGAATCTGAACCGGAACCCGAGCCAGAGCCAGCCGTAGAATCGGAGCCGGAACCTGAGCCTGAGCCCGAACCTGTGCCCGAGCCGGAACAGACCACGCAAACGGACACGGCAGCCGCCGGTCACGACGATGCAGCAGCGGTAGACGACGACTCGGACGCAAGCGCGGACGACGACGGGAAACCGTACCTGTCGACGATGCCGGAGGGGTTCGCGGCGGACCTCATTATCGTCGAATGGCTTGAGTTCCTGGTCCAGCACTCGGGCTACCGCGAGACGGCTCGCGCAATCGACTACTACGAAACTATCGACTGGATCGACGAGTCGGTCGCGGACCAGCTCAAGGCGTACCTCCGCGGCTTCGACGACGTGAACGACACCGGGGATGGGTTGTCTATCGACCACCACACCGAGAGCTTGCACTACATCTCGCAGCTTGACAGTGACAGCGGCGCTGACGCCGTTGCGCTCTCGAAACTGGTGGGTGGAGGTGGTTCCGATGGGATTCAGCGTTAG